In Oscillatoria acuminata PCC 6304, a single window of DNA contains:
- a CDS encoding class I SAM-dependent methyltransferase gives MQVQPMVTEYFAKQDYEGAVALCRQNIQAQPQVIVNYWYLGVALLLQGKQTEAEHCWNAVFSQGTPPQVQQWRQQLYQLLGAIANQRESVKDWESALVLRDRIEAIAPHDINNHLARLQLYLHLGLIDSTLTERLITTAELLLSSNYSNLNQPLLIAVLRQLAEGQVFHVKSLQLLEAAVTQNLLNHPDWNQNIRLQQTYGNYYRNKALKHCDYGEFPEAILSFWKAQDLVPEISITYPLAMAFFAQGKLSEAAELLSQISDKQPEYASARYILSAIYTPQSQEVLRTIYQRVIEKSWANCKYPQAANAAQKMVELEPGSSHAQYNLGMSLYYEGLFTSNVEKVYQAELALKKALEFKPNNEILHKKLSTIPYTLQFAQKGYNVSADCFTGVMPIWEQNFRKYANMPNLRVVEVGCFEGMASCWLLDNILTHETARITCIDNFEGVVESKKNDPTVQKSVEERFDGNIEKSGAKHKVDKRVGFSQEVLRSLPLNFYHIVYIDGSHFAIDVLQDAVLSWGLIKEGGMIIFDDYHFEFPDRPHCNTGRGIDAFMTVFQEKLKVIYRDDRQIFLEKLSH, from the coding sequence ATGCAAGTCCAACCGATGGTTACGGAATATTTCGCCAAGCAGGACTATGAGGGTGCAGTTGCCCTATGCCGACAAAACATTCAAGCGCAGCCCCAGGTGATTGTCAATTACTGGTATTTAGGGGTCGCCTTGTTACTGCAAGGAAAGCAAACGGAAGCGGAACATTGCTGGAATGCGGTATTTTCTCAGGGAACACCGCCTCAAGTTCAACAGTGGCGACAGCAGCTTTATCAGCTTTTAGGGGCGATCGCCAACCAGAGGGAATCCGTGAAGGACTGGGAAAGCGCCTTAGTCTTGCGCGATCGCATTGAGGCGATCGCACCCCATGATATCAATAACCATCTCGCCCGTCTGCAACTTTACCTCCACCTCGGACTCATCGACTCCACCCTCACCGAACGGTTAATCACCACAGCCGAATTACTATTATCCTCTAACTATTCTAACCTCAACCAACCCCTGCTCATCGCCGTCTTACGCCAACTCGCCGAAGGGCAAGTCTTTCATGTTAAATCCCTCCAACTATTAGAAGCCGCTGTAACCCAAAACCTATTAAATCATCCCGACTGGAACCAGAATATCCGCCTCCAACAAACCTATGGAAATTATTATCGCAATAAAGCCCTGAAACATTGCGATTATGGAGAATTCCCAGAAGCAATTCTCTCCTTCTGGAAAGCCCAAGACCTCGTTCCAGAAATTTCCATCACCTACCCCCTAGCAATGGCATTTTTTGCTCAAGGTAAATTGAGTGAAGCTGCCGAACTCTTAAGCCAAATTTCCGACAAGCAGCCGGAATATGCTTCCGCCCGGTATATTTTATCAGCCATTTATACCCCCCAATCCCAGGAAGTTTTGCGAACCATTTATCAGCGCGTCATTGAAAAAAGTTGGGCCAATTGCAAATATCCCCAAGCCGCCAATGCCGCCCAGAAAATGGTAGAACTTGAGCCCGGGTCTAGTCATGCTCAGTATAACCTCGGGATGTCCCTGTACTATGAAGGCTTATTTACCAGTAACGTCGAAAAAGTTTATCAAGCCGAACTTGCTTTAAAGAAAGCCCTGGAATTTAAGCCAAATAACGAAATCCTCCACAAAAAACTCTCCACGATTCCCTATACTCTCCAATTTGCTCAAAAAGGCTATAACGTCAGCGCCGACTGTTTTACCGGAGTCATGCCCATTTGGGAACAGAATTTCCGAAAATATGCGAATATGCCGAACTTGAGAGTGGTAGAAGTGGGCTGTTTTGAAGGCATGGCGAGTTGTTGGTTGCTGGATAATATTCTGACCCATGAAACTGCCCGGATTACCTGTATTGATAATTTTGAAGGGGTGGTGGAGAGTAAAAAGAATGACCCGACGGTGCAGAAATCTGTAGAAGAGAGATTTGACGGCAATATCGAAAAAAGTGGAGCCAAGCACAAAGTTGATAAACGGGTGGGATTCTCGCAAGAAGTGCTGCGATCGCTCCCGTTAAATTTCTATCATATCGTCTATATTGATGGTTCTCATTTTGCCATTGATGTCCTCCAAGATGCTGTATTAAGTTGGGGACTGATCAAAGAAGGCGGCATGATTATTTTCGATGACTATCACTTTGAATTTCCCGATCGCCCGCACTGTAATACCGGGCGAGGAATTGATGCCTTTATGACAGTTTTCCAGGAAAAACTCAAAGTCATTTACCGCGACGATCGACAGATTTTTCTAGAAAAACTCTCTCATTAG
- a CDS encoding pyridoxal phosphate-dependent aminotransferase, producing the protein MKLAARVGQVTPSLTLAIAAKAKAMKADGIDVCSFSTGEPDFDTPNHIKMAAEKALNAGKTKYGPAAGEPLLREAIAQKLKTDNNLDYSAKNVIVTNGGKHSLFNLMLALIESGDEVIIPAPFWLSYPEMVTLAGGSPVIVSTTAESGYKITPDQLRSACTPKTKLFILNSPSNPTGMVYSPDEIRALAEVVVEQDILVVSDEIYEKILYNDIKHLSIGAVSEEVFKRTIISNGFAKAYSMTGWRIGYLAGDEELIQAASTIQSHSTSNVCTFAQYGAIAALESEQDCVQEMLQAFAMRRVAVLDRIRGMSGISCPEPEGAFYVFLNIAKTGMKSLKFCDALLESHQVAAIPGIAFGDDDCIRLSYATDLPTIEKGLDRLEKFLQQQF; encoded by the coding sequence ATGAAGCTGGCAGCAAGAGTTGGACAGGTAACACCATCCCTGACCTTGGCCATCGCCGCCAAAGCTAAGGCGATGAAAGCCGATGGGATAGATGTTTGTAGTTTTAGTACAGGGGAACCGGATTTTGATACGCCCAACCATATCAAAATGGCGGCAGAAAAAGCATTGAATGCCGGAAAAACCAAATATGGACCCGCCGCCGGTGAACCCCTGTTACGAGAAGCGATCGCCCAGAAGCTCAAAACCGATAACAATCTCGACTATTCCGCGAAAAATGTCATCGTCACCAATGGCGGCAAGCATTCTCTCTTTAACCTCATGCTGGCCCTCATCGAGTCCGGGGACGAGGTAATTATCCCGGCCCCCTTCTGGTTGAGTTATCCAGAAATGGTCACCTTAGCCGGGGGGAGCCCGGTGATCGTCTCCACCACTGCCGAAAGTGGGTATAAAATTACTCCCGACCAACTGCGAAGCGCTTGTACGCCGAAAACCAAGCTGTTTATTCTTAATTCACCGTCTAATCCCACGGGAATGGTCTATTCCCCCGACGAGATTCGCGCCTTAGCTGAGGTGGTGGTTGAGCAGGATATTTTAGTGGTTTCCGATGAGATTTATGAGAAAATCCTCTACAACGACATCAAACATTTGAGTATCGGCGCGGTTTCTGAAGAAGTGTTCAAACGCACGATTATCAGTAATGGGTTTGCCAAAGCCTACTCAATGACCGGGTGGCGGATTGGGTATTTGGCGGGGGATGAGGAACTGATCCAGGCAGCGAGTACCATTCAAAGTCACAGTACCTCCAATGTCTGTACTTTTGCCCAATATGGGGCGATCGCCGCCTTGGAATCCGAGCAAGATTGTGTCCAAGAAATGCTTCAAGCCTTTGCAATGCGCCGGGTAGCGGTTTTGGACCGAATTCGGGGGATGTCCGGCATCAGTTGTCCCGAACCCGAAGGTGCTTTTTATGTGTTTCTGAATATTGCTAAAACCGGGATGAAATCCCTAAAATTCTGTGATGCCTTACTGGAATCTCACCAGGTTGCTGCCATTCCGGGAATTGCCTTCGGGGATGATGACTGTATCCGCTTATCTTATGCCACGGATTTACCCACCATTGAGAAGGGGTTGGATAGATTGGAAAAATTTTTGCAGCAACAGTTTTAA
- a CDS encoding class I fructose-bisphosphate aldolase, translating to MTTTLSTPSAIASILGDEAEDLLTYQAQLPKQLFQLPGPDWIDRVASHSDRSVPVLRSLQQLYSHGNLANTGYLSILPVDQGIEHSAAASFAPNPIYFDPENIIKLAVAGGCNAVATTLGVLGSVSRKYAHKIPFILKLNHNELLTVPNQYDQIMFASVEQAWNLGAVAVGATIYFGSPESTRQIQEVSAAFAQAHEYGMATILWCYLRNSAFKQDQDYHLAADLTGQANHLGVTIQADIIKQKQPECNGGYGAVSQALGQKYGRTDKRVETELSSNHPIDMTRYQLLNCYAGRAGLINSGGSSAGENDFAQAVRTAVINKRAGGCGLISGRKAFQRPFEEGVKLFHTIQEVYLSSDVTIA from the coding sequence ATGACAACGACCCTATCAACCCCTTCAGCGATCGCCTCGATTCTGGGAGATGAAGCGGAAGATTTGCTCACATATCAGGCCCAACTTCCCAAACAACTGTTTCAGTTGCCCGGACCCGATTGGATTGACCGGGTGGCATCCCATAGCGATCGCTCAGTGCCCGTATTGCGATCGCTCCAGCAACTCTATTCCCACGGCAATCTTGCCAACACCGGCTACCTCTCCATTCTCCCCGTGGATCAAGGCATCGAACATTCTGCCGCCGCCTCCTTTGCCCCCAACCCGATTTACTTCGATCCCGAAAACATTATTAAATTAGCAGTCGCCGGAGGGTGTAACGCCGTTGCTACAACCCTAGGCGTCCTCGGCAGCGTCTCCCGCAAATATGCCCACAAAATCCCCTTTATCCTCAAACTCAACCACAACGAACTGCTCACCGTTCCCAACCAATATGACCAAATCATGTTTGCCAGCGTCGAACAAGCCTGGAACTTAGGGGCCGTTGCCGTCGGCGCAACCATTTACTTTGGGTCCCCGGAATCCACCCGCCAGATCCAGGAAGTCAGCGCCGCCTTTGCTCAAGCCCATGAATATGGCATGGCAACCATCCTCTGGTGTTACCTGCGAAATAGCGCCTTTAAACAAGACCAAGACTATCATCTCGCCGCTGACCTGACCGGGCAAGCCAATCACCTCGGCGTTACCATCCAAGCGGATATCATCAAACAGAAACAACCGGAATGCAATGGCGGATATGGGGCAGTTTCCCAAGCCTTGGGTCAAAAGTACGGACGGACCGATAAGCGAGTTGAGACTGAGTTAAGCTCAAACCATCCCATTGACATGACCCGATATCAACTGCTTAACTGCTATGCTGGACGGGCCGGATTGATTAATTCCGGAGGGAGTTCTGCCGGTGAAAACGACTTCGCCCAAGCCGTGCGAACCGCCGTGATTAACAAGCGGGCTGGGGGTTGTGGGTTAATTTCCGGACGCAAAGCCTTCCAACGACCTTTTGAGGAAGGCGTCAAATTGTTTCATACCATTCAAGAGGTTTATCTGTCCTCCGATGTCACGATCGCCTGA
- a CDS encoding HPF/RaiA family ribosome-associated protein produces MQVPVEITYRNLEKTEAIDNLVREKVAKLEQFCDHITSCRVAVEKNNERPSSGSPYRVRFDITVPPSHEIAAVCNPGEGNQYDELDTVIRNAYEAARRQVVELTQRQNNKVKDHPAQAMGAVVSQLFPEDGYGFIKTLDSGREIYFHRNSVLGDRFDELKEGAGVHFSETQGEMGPQATTVHLVNKLGPNEATEQQSNIEQPIGWK; encoded by the coding sequence ATGCAAGTACCTGTAGAAATCACTTATCGAAATCTTGAAAAAACTGAGGCGATCGATAACTTAGTTCGGGAAAAAGTTGCCAAACTCGAACAATTTTGCGATCACATCACAAGCTGCCGAGTGGCGGTTGAAAAAAACAATGAGCGCCCCAGTAGTGGTTCTCCCTATCGGGTTCGCTTCGATATCACTGTTCCCCCATCCCATGAAATCGCCGCAGTTTGTAACCCCGGTGAGGGGAATCAGTATGACGAACTTGATACGGTAATTCGCAATGCTTATGAGGCGGCCCGTCGTCAAGTGGTGGAACTGACCCAACGGCAAAATAATAAGGTTAAAGATCATCCCGCGCAAGCAATGGGAGCAGTCGTCTCTCAGCTATTCCCAGAAGACGGTTATGGCTTTATCAAAACCCTGGACAGTGGACGGGAAATCTATTTTCACCGGAACAGTGTTTTAGGCGATCGCTTTGATGAATTAAAAGAAGGCGCAGGGGTACATTTTTCCGAAACTCAAGGAGAAATGGGTCCTCAAGCAACCACTGTTCATCTGGTCAATAAACTCGGTCCAAATGAGGCAACAGAGCAACAGTCTAACATCGAACAACCCATTGGTTGGAAATAA
- a CDS encoding general stress protein translates to MALALQTRAIGVFEDSQTTENALNALGEAGFLMDNILVATQDNIPDEMESPDSEFLENRTVEGLGKGVMNGTVFGAIAGLFSGLTTLFLPGLGPIAVVGPVATVAGLTAAGSFYGALGGAIVGTVAGDKFTEGQANIYHQHLTQGHYLVRLEGTEEQITQAESILREHGIQEWQIYQSTDN, encoded by the coding sequence ATGGCTTTAGCATTACAAACAAGGGCAATTGGTGTATTTGAAGATAGCCAAACTACAGAAAATGCCTTGAATGCCCTCGGTGAGGCAGGCTTTTTAATGGACAATATCTTAGTCGCCACCCAAGATAATATCCCCGATGAAATGGAGAGTCCCGATAGTGAATTTTTAGAGAATCGCACCGTTGAAGGCTTAGGAAAGGGGGTCATGAATGGAACCGTTTTCGGGGCGATCGCCGGTTTATTTAGTGGCCTCACCACCTTATTTCTGCCTGGACTCGGCCCGATCGCCGTCGTCGGTCCCGTCGCCACTGTTGCCGGTTTGACCGCCGCAGGCAGCTTTTATGGGGCCCTAGGGGGGGCGATCGTCGGGACGGTTGCTGGAGACAAATTTACCGAAGGTCAAGCCAATATTTATCATCAACATTTGACCCAAGGACATTATTTAGTTCGCCTAGAAGGGACCGAGGAACAAATCACCCAAGCTGAATCCATTTTGAGGGAGCATGGCATTCAAGAGTGGCAAATTTATCAATCCACCGACAATTAA
- a CDS encoding SH3 domain-containing protein, with product MSSTTINNMKKILGISAAVSLGATVLPATSIAAPEGASLDIAQAQPAQAAPACREVEAEPGLNVRAQPWGEVIGSVGTNEYVYLQNPAPQDQDWVQIQSPMNGYVAANYLSYCTGAAAQQQPLTGVDPQGPISQQPGQMQPGQMQPGQMQPGQMQPGQMQPGQMQPGQMQPGQMQPGQMTGESCRAISADAGLNVRSQPEVGSEVITTLPDTTQVQIQNRGEDGWVPISEPTPGYVAAENLMMCGQ from the coding sequence ATGAGCAGCACCACAATAAATAATATGAAGAAAATTCTCGGTATAAGTGCCGCCGTATCATTAGGCGCAACGGTACTTCCCGCGACTTCGATCGCTGCCCCAGAGGGTGCGTCTCTTGACATCGCCCAAGCTCAACCCGCGCAAGCCGCACCAGCGTGCCGCGAAGTGGAGGCAGAACCCGGTTTAAACGTTCGCGCCCAGCCCTGGGGAGAGGTGATCGGAAGTGTGGGAACTAACGAATATGTCTATCTGCAAAACCCTGCCCCTCAAGATCAGGATTGGGTACAAATTCAATCCCCAATGAATGGCTATGTAGCAGCTAACTATCTTAGCTACTGTACAGGAGCAGCAGCTCAACAGCAACCTCTAACTGGAGTTGACCCACAAGGACCGATTAGTCAACAACCGGGTCAGATGCAACCAGGTCAGATGCAACCGGGTCAGATGCAACCGGGTCAGATGCAACCGGGTCAGATGCAACCGGGTCAGATGCAACCGGGTCAGATGCAACCGGGTCAGATGCAACCGGGTCAGATGACAGGTGAGAGTTGCCGTGCAATCAGTGCTGATGCTGGATTGAACGTGCGATCGCAACCCGAGGTGGGTAGTGAAGTCATCACCACCTTGCCTGATACCACCCAGGTGCAAATTCAAAATCGGGGTGAAGATGGATGGGTGCCGATTTCAGAACCGACTCCTGGGTATGTTGCCGCCGAAAATCTCATGATGTGTGGTCAGTAG
- the thyD gene encoding thylakoid membrane protein ThyD, which translates to MKIAIAGATGFVGSRLVEKLQQAGDQVLILTRNPTKAKRVFPDAAFPNLEIIAYTPTESGPWQQALSGCDGVVNLAGAPIADERWTPERKQEILNSRKLGTRKIVEAIATANPKPSVLVNASAIGYYGTSETATFDETSASGNDFLAQVCQEWENEAQQVKQSGTRLAIIRSGIVVGNGGAIAKMLTPFRLLAGGPLGSGHQWFSWIHREDLVTLILLALHRSDIQGILNGTAPNPVRMNELCHILGQVLHRPSWLPVPDFALQLILGEAAQVVLEGQQVLPKRPLEYGFEYRYPTVKPALEEVVSHG; encoded by the coding sequence ATGAAAATTGCGATCGCCGGTGCAACAGGATTCGTTGGCAGTCGATTAGTAGAGAAACTCCAACAAGCAGGTGATCAAGTCTTGATATTAACCCGCAATCCGACCAAAGCCAAGCGCGTCTTTCCCGATGCCGCCTTTCCCAACTTAGAAATCATTGCCTATACCCCCACCGAATCCGGTCCCTGGCAACAAGCACTCAGCGGATGTGATGGGGTGGTGAATCTCGCCGGTGCTCCCATCGCGGACGAACGCTGGACCCCGGAACGCAAACAGGAGATTCTCAACAGTCGCAAATTGGGAACCCGCAAAATTGTCGAGGCGATCGCCACTGCCAATCCCAAACCCTCCGTCCTCGTCAATGCTTCCGCCATTGGATATTACGGGACCAGCGAAACCGCCACCTTTGACGAAACCAGCGCCTCGGGTAACGATTTTCTCGCCCAAGTCTGTCAGGAGTGGGAAAACGAAGCACAGCAGGTCAAGCAATCCGGGACCCGCTTGGCAATTATTCGTAGCGGCATCGTCGTCGGCAACGGAGGGGCGATCGCCAAAATGCTCACCCCCTTTCGACTCCTCGCCGGAGGCCCCCTAGGCAGCGGCCATCAATGGTTTTCCTGGATTCATCGCGAAGACCTAGTAACCCTGATTCTCTTGGCCTTACACAGGTCCGATATCCAAGGCATCCTCAACGGCACCGCCCCCAACCCCGTCCGCATGAACGAATTATGTCACATTCTCGGACAAGTTCTCCATCGTCCCTCCTGGTTACCCGTCCCGGATTTTGCCCTCCAGCTAATCCTCGGTGAAGCGGCACAAGTCGTCCTAGAAGGACAACAAGTGTTACCCAAACGCCCCCTAGAATACGGCTTCGAGTACCGCTATCCCACAGTCAAACCCGCCCTAGAAGAAGTGGTATCTCACGGGTAA
- a CDS encoding Uma2 family endonuclease: MIVAKGNTPQLTPEEYFAWEEQQLEKHELIDGQVYAMTGGSVNHSRIAIRLTTMFDTHLDVNRCIIGNSDLRVNIVDTHNYIYPDASVTCDDRDRTTSQYITYPCLIVEVLSNTTEAYDRGGKFRMYRQNPALIDYLLVSSTRIEMDLYHKNDAGDWLIINYKAGDRIELKSINLSFPIEQVYRGLDLTLETQT, encoded by the coding sequence ATGATTGTGGCAAAAGGTAACACCCCACAGCTTACCCCCGAAGAATACTTTGCCTGGGAAGAACAGCAGCTAGAAAAACATGAATTGATTGACGGTCAAGTTTATGCCATGACTGGCGGTAGCGTTAATCATAGCCGCATTGCCATTCGATTGACGACGATGTTTGATACCCATTTAGACGTGAATCGTTGCATCATAGGGAACTCAGACTTGAGAGTTAATATTGTTGACACCCATAACTATATCTATCCAGATGCCAGCGTCACCTGTGACGATCGCGATCGAACCACCTCCCAATACATCACCTATCCCTGTCTCATTGTGGAAGTCCTCTCCAATACCACCGAAGCCTACGACAGAGGGGGCAAATTCCGAATGTATCGCCAAAACCCCGCCCTCATCGATTACCTATTAGTCAGTTCCACCCGCATCGAAATGGATTTATATCACAAAAACGACGCAGGCGATTGGTTGATTATCAATTACAAAGCAGGGGACAGAATCGAACTCAAAAGCATTAACTTAAGTTTTCCGATTGAACAAGTCTATCGCGGTCTTGATCTAACCCTAGAAACCCAAACTTGA
- a CDS encoding COP23 domain-containing protein — MKRPLLTAVIRRNKVGAIAPLQTLTTQVLIPVIRGSQVGAIALLQTLTATLTLAQPQPPVETTSFFCGTVEGIPATMARTPNGEMPMVIWDRNTLKDPNSNPQQQCEEVSTRFQTYYDNGTLNYITSGIMNGQLVACVAEGENEPCSGMLFPLSGGSNPRGMLQRMFRIRVASAGPIAETTDRLYISFDKYLNGEYPQLPRGSRTPPVPRRDVPQSR, encoded by the coding sequence ATGAAGAGGCCATTATTAACAGCAGTAATCCGAAGGAATAAGGTCGGGGCGATCGCACCGTTGCAAACCCTGACCACTCAAGTATTAATACCTGTAATCCGAGGGAGTCAAGTTGGGGCGATCGCCCTCTTGCAGACCCTGACTGCGACCCTAACCCTCGCACAACCTCAACCCCCGGTAGAAACCACGAGCTTTTTCTGTGGGACCGTTGAAGGAATTCCCGCCACAATGGCGCGTACCCCTAACGGGGAAATGCCGATGGTGATTTGGGATAGAAATACCCTCAAAGATCCTAATAGTAACCCTCAACAGCAGTGTGAGGAAGTCTCCACGCGCTTTCAAACCTACTATGACAACGGAACCCTTAACTATATCACCAGTGGGATTATGAACGGCCAACTGGTCGCCTGTGTTGCAGAAGGAGAAAATGAACCCTGTAGCGGGATGTTGTTTCCCCTCAGCGGTGGCAGCAATCCCCGAGGAATGTTGCAACGGATGTTCCGAATTCGGGTGGCATCCGCCGGACCGATCGCCGAAACGACCGATCGCCTGTACATCAGCTTTGATAAGTATTTAAACGGGGAATATCCCCAACTTCCAAGGGGAAGTCGGACTCCCCCAGTGCCTCGTCGAGACGTTCCCCAATCAAGGTAA
- a CDS encoding trypsin-like peptidase domain-containing protein — MKWSRTGLSAAILGVGAVILVAKAPISLPQTQGIEEQAISAMGREVSVVINGQNPGSGVIIARNGNTYTVLTAKHAIATPDEYAILTPDAQTHPVDYGTVKKLPGVDLAVVEFTSPNPYRVAHFGNSDDAMEGATIYVSGWPHPGRVITERIYQVAKGTISGRPLTALEDGYGLIYTNITRSGMSGGPVFDNQGRLIGIHGRAEGEAIYNPDTGDTVDVKSGFNVGMPINTFVSLAAEAGINVPRLGDNFTAASLTLPAHSALVLAVAVAPDNQTIASGSRDGIIKLTNGNSGQEIRTLTGHTDAVTALTFSPDGQTLVSGSEDGTVKIWNRQSGELVRSFQGDRSFVRALAFSPDGTLLASGSAEDTDIKLWNPQTGDLIRTLTGHRDYVNTVAFTNDGQLLVSGSTDKTIKLWNPESGEAVQTLTGNANRITSVVTTPYGNLLAAASAEDGLVKVWNLRTGELLHTLTGHRGTVYSIAIDPYGHILASGGIDGTIQIWNLYTGNRVRNLEVINSGSGHQSPVFSLAFSRDGQTLVSGADNGKVQLWQIPQR; from the coding sequence ATGAAATGGTCTAGGACGGGACTATCAGCGGCAATCCTGGGGGTAGGGGCGGTAATTTTAGTAGCAAAAGCTCCCATTTCCCTCCCTCAAACCCAGGGAATCGAAGAACAGGCGATCTCGGCAATGGGTCGCGAGGTTTCGGTGGTGATTAATGGCCAAAATCCTGGTTCTGGGGTGATTATTGCCCGCAATGGCAATACTTACACCGTTCTGACGGCCAAACACGCGATCGCCACCCCGGATGAGTATGCCATTCTCACCCCCGATGCTCAAACCCATCCGGTGGATTATGGCACCGTCAAAAAACTGCCCGGAGTGGATTTAGCGGTGGTGGAATTCACCAGTCCCAACCCCTACCGCGTCGCTCATTTCGGCAATTCTGATGACGCAATGGAAGGGGCGACAATTTATGTATCCGGTTGGCCCCATCCGGGACGAGTGATTACAGAACGGATTTATCAGGTTGCCAAAGGGACAATTTCCGGTCGCCCTCTCACCGCATTAGAGGATGGGTATGGGTTGATTTATACTAATATCACCCGTTCGGGGATGAGTGGCGGTCCGGTATTTGACAATCAGGGCCGGTTAATTGGCATTCACGGACGGGCCGAAGGGGAAGCGATTTACAATCCCGATACTGGAGATACGGTGGATGTCAAATCCGGGTTTAATGTGGGGATGCCCATTAATACCTTTGTGAGTCTGGCGGCGGAAGCGGGGATAAATGTACCTCGCTTAGGGGATAATTTTACTGCTGCGAGTCTGACTCTACCGGCACATTCGGCGTTAGTGTTAGCAGTGGCGGTGGCCCCGGACAATCAGACGATCGCCAGTGGGAGTCGAGATGGCATCATCAAACTTACCAATGGGAATAGCGGCCAAGAAATCCGCACCCTCACCGGCCATACTGATGCAGTAACGGCTCTCACGTTTAGTCCCGATGGACAAACTTTAGTGAGTGGGAGTGAGGATGGGACGGTCAAAATCTGGAACCGGCAGTCTGGGGAACTGGTGAGAAGTTTCCAAGGCGATCGCTCATTTGTGCGGGCCTTGGCCTTTAGTCCCGATGGCACTCTCTTGGCGTCCGGCAGTGCGGAAGATACAGACATTAAACTCTGGAATCCCCAAACCGGAGACTTAATTCGCACCCTCACCGGACATCGGGACTATGTGAATACCGTGGCCTTTACTAACGATGGCCAACTCCTAGTGAGTGGCAGTACGGATAAAACCATCAAACTCTGGAATCCCGAATCGGGAGAAGCAGTGCAGACCCTCACCGGGAATGCCAACCGGATCACCTCCGTTGTCACTACGCCTTATGGCAACCTCCTCGCTGCCGCCAGTGCAGAAGATGGACTGGTCAAAGTCTGGAATCTTCGCACCGGGGAATTGCTGCATACGTTAACGGGTCACAGAGGAACGGTTTATAGTATTGCCATTGACCCCTACGGCCATATTCTCGCCAGTGGCGGAATTGATGGGACGATCCAGATTTGGAACCTTTATACGGGGAATCGGGTGCGAAATTTGGAAGTGATCAATTCAGGGAGTGGCCATCAAAGTCCGGTGTTTTCCCTCGCCTTTTCTAGGGATGGTCAAACCCTGGTCAGTGGTGCCGATAATGGCAAGGTTCAATTGTGGCAAATTCCCCAACGTTAA